One part of the Syngnathus acus chromosome 17, fSynAcu1.2, whole genome shotgun sequence genome encodes these proteins:
- the nedd8l gene encoding NEDD8 ubiquitin like modifier, like translates to MLIKVKTLTGKEIEIDIEPTDKVERIKERVEEKEGIPPQQQRLIYSGKQMNDEKTAADYKIQGGSVLHLVLALRGGEAFHTPDVLPTST, encoded by the exons ATGCTGATCAAAGTGAAG aCTCTGACTGGAAAAGAAATCGAAATCGACATTGAGCCCACAGACAAG GTGGAGCGAATTAAAGAAAgggtggaagaaaaagaaggcatACCCCCTCAACAACAAAGACTCATCTACAGTGGGAAACAGAT GAACGATGAAAAGACGGCAGCAGACTACAAAATCCAGGGAGGTTCGGTGCTCCATCTGGTGTTGGCGCTAAGAGGGGGGGAAGCCTTTCACACGCCCGATGTACTACCCACCTCAACATGA
- the LOC119137485 gene encoding zona pellucida sperm-binding protein 3-like — protein MASIWHSALLFSLAAGVAVFADVKLDCRPDFVTLVSRESRHHADASLFRLGTCAPISASAREATFRVEYSDCNFRTMVTGDKVVHTNDLIYLAPDSGVQTLTHPVICVFDRPKEWAPTSYDPVFSTYGQSGLVFHMALMNEDFTGPATSTRFALGSFIPIVARVEEKMHQPLLLLIEECIATTTPERQSDYYYNIIGNKGCLLDSKMSQSRFEQRLISSEVRLSLQAFRFAVEEEVFLHCKLVAWDPSGIDHTKKACNFVKGHGWELVDNLAHSKLCDCCETSCKSRWSRSVASGIPHLPSPGIIVLV, from the exons ATGGCTTCCATTTGGCATAGTGCATTGCTTTTCAGCTTAGCTGCTGGCGTTGCAGTATTTGCAG ATGTCAAGCTGGACTGCAGGCCTGATTTTGTGACGCTGGTGTCGAGGGAAAGCAGACACCATGCTGATGCGTCGCTTTTTCGTTTGGGAACGTGCGCTCCCATCAGTGCATCTGCTCGGGAGGCAACTTTCAGAGTGGAGTATTCGGATTGTAATTTCAGGACAATG gTGACTGGGGACAAGGTAGTGCACACCAACGACCTGATTTATTTGGCGCCTGACTCTGGAGTGCAAACTCTCACCCATCCTGTTATTTGCGTATTTGACAG GCCGAAAGAATGGGCCCCGACCAGTTACGATCCAGTCTTCTCGACCTATGGCCAGTCGGGTCTAGTGTTCCATATGGCCCTTATGAACG agGACTTCACCGGCCCGGCTACATCAACTCGTTTTGCGCTCGGCTCGTTCATCCCAATCGTGGCTCGTGTGGAGGAGAAAATGCATCAGCCGTTGCTCCTGCTGATTGAAGAGTGTATAGCGACAACTACGCCAGAGCGGCAGTCCGACTATTATTACAACATTATCGGCAATAAGGG CTGTCTTTTGGATAGTAAGATGTCACAGTCCAGATTTGAACAAAGGCTGATTTCATCAGAAGTCAGACTTTCTCTTCAAGCGTTTAGATTTGCTGTTGAAGAGGAG GTGTTTCTTCACTGTAAACTTGTAGCTTGGGATCCATCTGGTATTGATCACACAAAGAAGGCGTGCAACTTTGTCAAAGGGCATgg GTGGGAGTTGGTGGACAACCTTGCACATAGCAAGTTGTGTGACTGCTGTGAAACTAGTTGCAAGTCCAGGTGGTCAAGGAGTGTAGCTTCAGGTATCCCACACCTCCCCTCTCCTGGCATCATCGTGCTGGTCTGA
- the ap1g2 gene encoding AP-1 complex subunit gamma-like 2, with the protein MSPSIPLQEMIRAIRSARTQCEERGVIQRECAVIRAQFRQSDNDGRSHNLAKLLYVHMLGYPAHFGQMECVRMIASPRYSEKRVGYLGAMMLLDEKQDASLLITNSIKNDLSHSSQYVQSLALCTLACIGSAEMCKDLAPEIERLLRASNSYIKKKAALCAIHIVRKVPDLGELFARTARSLLAEKHHGVLHGAVVLITVLCECSPDTLERFRKTVPDLVRIMKSLVTSGYSPEHDVAGISDPFLQVRILRLLRILGRNNEAASDTMNDLLAQVATNTDSTKTVGNAVLYETVLTVLDIKSESGLRILAVNILGRFLLNNDRNIRYIAMTSLQKIVGTDNIAVQRHRGTIVDCLKDPDASVKRRALDLSLALASASNIRSMMKELLMFLSSCPPELRAETTSGIFYAAERYAPSQRWHIDTILHVLTTAGGDVRDETVPNLILLITNASELHCYTVHKLYRALLSDISQQPLVQVACWCIGEYGDLLLRGECQEMEPVEVTADSVLEALETVLQSHMSTPTTRGFALTATMKLSTRIIDNVDRIKSIVSIYGSCIDVELQQRAVEYNALFKKYDHMRAAVLERMPVIDRNSPGHTNGDSMGGVIKALEVDKVKQRETLLPQLPANQVCDLLNLLGDSEESVPAGPAQGDTVPVQSITTAKPIGGELLDLLGGFEPTPLASAPAVTVYEKNGVTLTLSCEKQSDSAVTVTLKGCNSSDSDVTSFALQAAVPKSVHLNMKAPSGDTLPARGLAHVTQLVLLNNPNKVNLKMRIRISYSSQGSSVQDTVQIDSFPGLS; encoded by the exons ATGTCTCCATCGATTCCACTGCAGGAGATGATCCGGGCCATTAGGTCGGCCAGGACCCAGTGCGAAGAGCGGGGTGTCATCCAGAGGGAATGCGCTGTCATCCGGGCGCAATTCAGACAATCTGACAACGATGGTCGATCTCACAACCTGGCCAAGCTTCTCTATGTCCACATGCTTGGCTATCCTGCACACTTTGGTCAG ATGGAGTGTGTTCGGATGATAGCCAGCCCTCGCTACAGTGAAAAGCGTGTAGGATACCTCGGAGCCATGATGCTGCTGGATGAGAAGCAGGATGCCAGTTTGCTCATCACCAATTCCATAAAAAA TGACCTGTCTCATAGTAGCCAGTATGTGCAGTCTCTGGCTCTATGCACTCTCGCCTGTATTGGCTCGGCTGAGATGTGCAAAGATCTTGCCCCGGAGATTGAGAGGCTGCTTCGAGCCTCCAATTCTTACATTAAAAAGAAG GCTGCACTGTGTGCCATCCACATTGTTCGAAAGGTTCCAGATCTCGGGGAGCTCTTTGCCCGAACAGCTCGCTCTCTCCTGGCCGAGAAGCACCACG GTGTGCTCCATGGTGCTGTAGTGCTCATCACAGTGCTGTGTGAGTGTAGTCCAGATACACTGGAGCGCTTCAGAAAG ACAGTCCCAGATCTGGTTCGCATTATGAAAAGCTTGGTAACTTCCGGTTACTCTCCAGAGCATGACGTGGCAGGGATCAGTGATCCTTTCCTACAG GTCCGCATCTTGAGACTGCTGAGAATCCTCGGGCGCAACAATGAAGCAGCAAGCGACACCATGAATGATCTCCTAGCTCAG GTAGCTACCAATACAGATAGCACTAAGACCGTGGGCAATGCTGTGCTGTATGAGACTGTTCTCACGGTGCTGGACATCAAGTCCGAAAGTGGCCTCAGG ATCCTGGCTGTGAACATCCTGGGCCGCTTCCTCCTGAATAACGACAGGAACATTCG ATACATTGCCATGACCTCCCTGCAAAAGATAGTTGGGACAGACAACATTGCCGTACAGCGTCACAGAGGAACCATTGTGGACTGCTTGAAAGACCCGGATGCTTCTGTCAAACG CCGTGCATTAGACCTCTCCTTAGCATTGGCATCCGCCAGCAACATCCGCTCCATGATGAAAGAGCTGCTcatgttcctctcctcctgcCCACCTGAACTCAGAGCTGAAACTACCAGCGGGATATTCTATGCTGCAGAGAG gTACGCACCTTCCCAGCGCTGGCACATTGACACCATCCTGCATGTCCTCACCACG GCTGGAGGTGATGTGAGAGATGAAACCGTTCCCAACTTGATCCTGCTCATCACCAACGCTTCTGAGCTTCACTGTTACACCGTCCACAAACTTTACCGAGCGCTGCTAAGTGACATCTCTCAG CAACCACTGGTTCAGGTGGCCTGCTGGTGCATTGGAGAGTATGGAGATCTGCTACTCAGAGGAGAATGTCAGGAGATGGAACCTGTTGAG GTCACTGCGGACAGTGTGCTGGAAGCCTTAGAAACGGTTCTCCAGTCTCACATGTCCACCCCGACGACAAGGGGCTTTGCTCTCACTGCCACCATGAAACTGAGCACCCGCATCATTGACAATGTCGA tCGAATAAAAAGCATTGTAAGCATTTACGGCAGCTGCATAGATGTGGAgctccagcagagggcagtgGAATATAACGCGCTCTTCAAAAAATATGACCACATGAG AGCAGCAGTGCTGGAGAGAATGCCTGTGATTGACAGGAACTCACCGGGTCATACCAATGGGGACTCGATGGGGGGCGTCATCAAAGCGTTGGAGGTGGACAAGGTGAAGCAGAGAGAGACCCTACTGCCACAACTACCTGCTAACCAG GTATGTGATCTTTTGAACCTGCTTGGGGACTCCGAGGAATCCGTTCCGGCGGGCCCAGCTCAGGGTGACACGGTACCCGTCCAGTCCATAACCACAGCCAAGCCTATTGGAGGAGAGCTTTTGGATCTGTTGGGCGGATTTGAGCCCACCCCCTTGGCATCAG CCCCTGCAGTGACAGTGTACGAGAAGAACGGTGTGACTCTGACACTCAGCTGTGAGAAACAGTCCGACTCGGCCGTGACGGTAACCCTGAAAGGCTGCAACTCGTCTGACTCGGACGTCACAAGCTTCGCTCTGCAGGCTGCTGTGCCAAAG AGTGTCCACTTAAACATGAAGGCCCCCAGCGGAGACACACTTCCTGCAAGAGGCTTGGCTCATGTGACCCAGTTGGTACTTCTCAACAATCCAAACAAG GTCAACCTTAAAATGAGGATACGGATATCTTACTCAAGCCAAGGATCCTCCGTTCAGGACACAGTTCAAATTGATTCCTTTCCTGGACTTTCTTGA
- the zp3f.2 gene encoding zona pellucida glycoprotein 3f, tandem duplicate 2: MLLHLLGVTLLAVFATAENEDIKIECKPDSVNITWIISEELVPYSTYLFLGNCIRSDATTLPTGDWALHFHYKFRDCKFKKKIKGKHLIYQNVMTYKPGAKSQPPLYEYFFECVQKRPKGWFPPFLNPGASVSVGRGGLVFRMALLNEQMTGIAKSNVIPLGSLMPIWAAVEQKAHQPLRLFMEECVAAPTAELKPHQQVHPIVVNKGCLIESNSAFVPRYHSSALVLSLQSSMLGTGKLYIHCKLVAWDPEVLDESKKACQYSQQNGGWELLDDPSQNILCSCCDQICKTRPRRRAEQKFHGLSQLSVLGPLVIVDRLERRLTT, from the exons ATGCTTCTCCATCTCTTAGGTGTGACACTATTGGCTGTTTTTGCAACAGCTGAAAATGAAG ATATCAAAATAGAATGTAAGCCAGACTCTGTAAACATCACATGGATCATCAGTGAGGAGCTGGTGCCATACTCGACGTATCTTTTCCTTGGAAACTGCATACGGTCCGATGCGACGACTTTGCCAACGGGAGACTGGGCACTACATTTTCACTACAAATTCCGAGACTGtaaatttaagaaaaag ATAAAGGGGAAACATCTGATCTATCAAAATGTGATGACCTACAAGCCTGGAGCAAAGTCACAGCCACCACTATATGAGTATTTCTTTGAATGTGTCCAGAAAAG GCCAAAAGGGTGGTTTCCTCCATTCCTGAACCCAGGTGCCAGTGTTTCTGTAGGGCGTGGTGGCCTCGTCTTCCGTATGGCACTCCTCAATG AACAAATGACAGGCATAGCAAAATCGAATGTAATCCCGCTGGGCTCGCTCATGCCCATCTGGGCGGCTGTGGAGCAGAAAGCCCATCAGCCGTTGCGGCTCTTCATGGAGGAATGTGTCGCAGCCCCCACTGCGGAGCTGAAGCCACATCAGCAGGTTCATCCCATCGTTGTCAACAAAGG ATGTCTTATCGAGAGCAACTCGGCGTTTGTCCCTCGATACCATTCATCTGCACTTGTTCTTTCCCTGCAGTCATCCATGTTGGGTACTGGAAAg CTGTACATTCACTGTAAACTTGTTGCGTGGGATCCTGAAGTCCTTGATGAAAGCAAGAAAGCCTGTCAATATTCCCAACAGAATGGAGG ATGGGAATTACTAGACGACCCATCCCAGAACATTCTGTGTAGCTGCTGTGATCAGATCTGCAAAACCCGGCCCAGACGAAGAGCTGAACaaa AATTCCATGGGCTGAGTCAACTTTCAGTGTTGGGACCGTTGGTCATTGTGGATAGGTTGGAGAGACGTCTGACCACATAA